CCTCGTCGGGCAGGGGCCCGGAGTTGCCGATGCACGTGGTGCAGCCGTAGCCCACGAGGTTGAACCCCAGCTTGTCCAGGTAGGAGAGCAGCCCGGCGGCGTCCAGGTAGTCCGTGACCACCCGCGAGCCGGGCGCCATGCTGGTCTTTACCCAGGGCTTGGGGGCCAGGCCCGCCTCCACCGCCGCGCGGGCCAGGAGCCCGGCGGCCACCATCACCGAGGGGTTGGAGGTGTTGGTGCAGCTGGTGATCGAGGCGATGACCACCGACCCGTTTGACACCGCCTCCCGGGAGGGCGGAGAGGCCGCCAGCCGGTCAGCGAAGACCTCGGCGAAGGAGGCCCGCACCCCGGGCAGGGAGCGCCGGTCCTGGGGACGCCGGGGGCCGGCGAGCGACGGCTCCACCGTGGCCAGGTCCAGCTCCACGATCTCGCTGAAGACCGGGTCGGGGTCGTCGTCGGTGCGGAACAGGCCCTGCTCCTTGGTGTAGGCCTCCACCAGCGGCCAGAGGGCGGCCCGGCCGGTCTCCCGCAGGTAGTGCAGCGTCCGGCGGTCGGCGGGGAACAGGGCGGCGGTGGCGCCGTACTCCGGGCACATGTTGGAGAGCGTCGCCCGGTCCTCGATGCGCAGCGTCGAGAGCCCGGCGCCGAAGAACTCGACGAAGCTCCCCACCACCCCCCGGGCGCGGAGGATCTCGGTGAGGGTCAGCACGAGGTCGGTGGCAGTGGTACCGGCCCGCAGCGCCCCGAGGGTCCTCACGCCCACCACCCGGGGCCAGGGGAGGAACATCGGCTGGCCCAGCATCGCCGCCTCGGCCTCGATGCCGCCCACCCCCCAGCCCAGCACCCCGAGGCCGTTGACCATCGTGGTGTGCGAGTCGGTCCCCAGCAGTGTGTCGGGGAAGGCGACCCCGTCCCGCACCGCAACCACCTGACTGAGGTGTTCGAGGTTGACCTGGTGGCAGATGCCCATTCCCGGGGGCACGACCCGGAAGTGGCGGAAGGCCCCCTGCGCCCAGCGCAGCAGGGCATACCGCTCGGCGTTGCGCCGGTACTCGAAGTCGATGTTGAGCCGGTACGCACCCTCGGTGCCGAAGGCGTCCACCTGGACCGAGTGGTCGATCACCAGGTCCACCGGCACCAGCGGGTTGACCCGCTCCGGGTCGCCCCCGCCCGAGGCCACGGCCGCCCGGAGGGCGGCGAGGTCCACCACCGCCGGCACCCCGGTGAAGTCCTGCATCAACACCCGGGCGGGAACGAACGCCACCCGGGCGCCCGGGGCGGGCTGCGGCCAGCCGGCCAGGGCTTCGACGTCGGACGCCGACACGTCCCGGGATCCCTGCCGGCGGAGGAGGTTCTCCAGCAGGATCTTCACGGTGTGGGGAAGGCGGGTGAGGTCAGCCCCGGGCACGCCGTCCAGCCGGTGCAGGCGCACGGGGCCGGAGGGGGTGTCCAGGGTGTGGATGCCGGGGCCGCTCACGACCCCAATCTAGCGCTGCTGATCGCCCCCCTGGCTGCCCTGAGTGTGTGCTGTGGGGCCGGTCCCCGGCCGGACGGGGGTATTCCACAACGACGGGGGCCGGGTCAACTACCTCCTAATACCCCGCCACCCTGGGGAGTTCCATGCCACCAATAACGAGGTCGCCCTGCAGGCCCGCCAGCACGCCCAGCTGGTCAAGAGCTGCACGTCCGGCACCGACCTGGTGCACCTCCGCCACGTGAACCGTGCCATCGGGTTCGAGCAGGACCCCCAGGCGGAGGCCGCCAACACCCTGGCGCGGGCCTTCAACCAGGGCGGGGCGTTTACCGCCGCCGACGGGTCGGTCACGTCGGAGGCGCAGGCCTACGCCCTGTTGCGGGCGGTGTGGTCCAACGACCCCGAGGGCTTCGACGCGGCGTGGGCCTGGAGCCAGGCGCACCTCCTGCGCCCCGACGGGCTGTGCTCGTGGCTGTGGCGGGGTGGTGCCGTGGCCGACCCCAGCAGCGCGACCGACGCCGACACCGACATGGCTTACGCCCTGCTGGTGGCCGGTAAGCGCTGGGGGCGGCCCGCCCTGGAATCCGCCGGAAACCATATGGCGCAGGCGATCTGGGCCACCGAGGTGGTGACCGTCCAGGGGCGCCCGTGCGCGGTGGCGGGGGACTGGGGGTCCAAGGACGCCGTCCTGCCCATCAACCCGAGCTACTTCTCGCCCTTCGCCTACCGGGTCTTCGGCGCCGTCGATCCGGGCCACGACTGGCTCGGTCTCCTGGATGCCGGCTACGAACTGATTGACAGCGCCGCCCGGGCGCCCCTCGGCGGCGCCGCCTCGGCCGGCCTCCCGCCCGACTGGATCGGCCTGGACCGGACCAGCGGGGCGCTGGTGGCTCTGTCGCTGCCCGGCAAGAACACCACCCAGTACAGCTTCGACGCCGCCCGGACGTTCTGGCGGGTGGCGCTGGACGATCGCTGGGCCAACGACGGGCGGGGCGCCGCCTTCCTGCAACGGGCGCAGTTCCTGGGCGAGGAGGTCGGCCGGAAGGGGACGGTGTCGGCGGCCTATGCCCACGACGGCTCGGTCGTGCTGGCCCCGCCCAGCACGGTATCGGTGGCCGGGGCGCTGGCCGCCCTCATGACCATCGACGGTACGAAAGCCGACGCCCTGTACTGGGGCTCGATCGTGGGGGCCGCCACCCCCGGCCCGCACGGGAGCACCTGGGGTGACCCGGCCGACCTGTACGCCCAGGAATGGGCCTGGTTCGCCGCCGCCTTTTACAACAACACGCTGCCCGATCTCTGGGCGGCCCCATAGACCTCCTCGGGCACCGCTGGGGAACGTCGCACGAGCATTCGCCACAGCTCAGGGATGCCCGGCCCTTCCGGGTTCCGCGGTCCTTCTCCTTAATTTTCCCCGGCGGCTGCGCTAGGCCCGAGCCCTGTCGGGCCGGGCCGGGGTGAAGTGGGGGGCCGTGGGTGGCTCCTCGGGCATAGTTGGCGGCGTGGTACAGCCAGTGGATGTACTACTCCACCAACTATCCCCGTAAGGCCCCGGCGCTGGTCCCGGTAGCTCCCCGGCGGCTTCGCCAGCCGTACAATCGGCTCCATGGACGACGAGGCCCTGCTGCGCCGGGCGGAAGCGGCTCTGGCGGAGATCGACCGCACCCTGGGCCTGTCGGACGAGCACGCCGAGGTCCTCGCCGCCCTCCGGATCCGGATCGAGGGCGCCCCCCGGGCGACGCTCGAGGAGATGCTGCGGGTGGCCGGGGACCTGCGGGGCAAGCGGTCGCTGGAGGACCCGGTGCCCGGCAAGGCGAAGCCCTCGCTGGAGGACGCCCTGAAGAAAGCGTCGCCGAAGAAGGAGTGGCCTGGGCTCTGAGCCGGTGGGGCACTCCTGGTTGACGCTCCTGGTTGACCGCTACTCGTTCACGAAGAGCGCCACGCTGGCGGTGAAGCCGTGCAGGAAGTTCTTGCCCCCCACCGGGCCGATCTCCCCGGCGCAGAACATGCCTGCCACCGGGAGCGGGCCGAGGTGGGAGCGCACCGCGGCGACATCGTGATCCGGGGCGCCGAACAGGTTCATCCCCCGGCCGTTGCAGGTGAACAGGAGCGCCCCGGCGATGGTGCTCGGGTCGCCCACCCGGGAGAGTTCCAGGACGCCGAGCGAGCCGTTCAGATCCTCGTCGGCCGCGGAGGCGTCCCGGATGTGGAACTGCACCGTCTGGCCGACGCTCACCGGCTCCCCGATGGCGATCCAGCCGGAGCGCTGGTCGGCGCCGATGACGTTGCGGATGAGGAAGTCGCCCGGCCCGAACTCGGAGGCGTACTCGTCGATCACCACGCCTACATGTAGCCCGTGGCGGGCCCGTTCCTGGTCGTCGGGAGCCAGCGAGCGGAAGAGGTCGCCCAGTTTCTCCATGGGCAGCGACCCGGCGAGGCCCTGGATCACGTTGCCGTCGGCAGCGGTGACCACGGACGTTGCGCCGATGGGCTTGCACCCCTGGGACACCAGGGTCTCGATGCGGATGTCACCGCTGAGCGTCACCCCGACCGCACCCGCGGTGCGGACGTCGCCGTTGTAGACGAGCGCATGATGGCCCCGCCCCCGGCCACCGCTGGCCATCCCACCGATCACCGGGATGGGCGCATCGCCCGCCCGGAGGGCGTTGAGCTGCTCGAGCGCGTCGGTGGGGAAGGTGTAGGGCTCGCCGAGCAGGATGATCGCCCGGGTGTCGTCCGCCACCGGCGGGATGCCCAGGATCGTGGGGCCGTCGTCGGTCTGGGCTTCGCCCAGGACGAAGGGCTCCACCCGGGCGCCGTCCAGCCGGGCTGCCCAGACGCTGAACGCCGGACCGGCCTCCACCTCGCGCCCGTCGCCCACCACTGCCTGGGCGGTGCAGCCGATGACCGCCGCCGGCTTCGCCCCGGTGGCGAGCATGCCGGCGACCTCGGCGATCCGGGCCAGGTGGTGGATCGAGTGGAAGGCCACCACCAGGTCGGGCTGCTCGCCCTCGAGGGCCTCGAGGGCCCGGCCGAGCGCCTCCCGGGCAGCCTCGGGGGCATCGGGGAGGGTCGAGAGGGCAGCGCCGATCCGCATGGCGTTCACCCTACTCCGCCCACCGCCCTACTCGGCCCCGGGCGGCCCCAGGCCGGGCTCGGTCATGCGCCGCAGGTCGAGGGCGGCGTCCACCTCATCGGCCCCCATGAGGCCCCGGGCCACCACGATCTCCTTGAGCGAGGCGCCGGTGGCGTAGGCCTCCTTGGAGACCTCGGCGGCAGCGTCGTAGCCGATCAGCGGCACGAGGGCGGTCACCGTCACCAGCGAGCGGTCGAGCAGGCCCCGGGCCCGCTCTTCGTCGGCCTCGATCCCGGCCACGCATTTGGCGGCCAGCAGGGCGGCGGCGATGCCGAGGGTCTCGGCGGAGAACAACAGGTCGTGGGCCATCAGGGGCATCATCGTGTTGAGCTCGAAGACGCCCCCCAGACCACCGAGCGTGATGGCAATGTCGTTGCCGATCACCTGGGCGGCCACCTGGATCACTGCCTCGGGGATCACCGGGTTCACCTTCCCCGGCATGATGCTGGAGCCCGGCTGGAGCGCCGGCAGCTTGATCTCGGCGATGCCGGTGCGGGGGCCGGAGGCCAGCCAACGCAGATCATTGGCGATGCGTGCGACCGCCACCGCCGCGCCCCGCAGCGCCCCCGACGTCTCCACCACGGCATCCCGGGCGCTCTGCGCCTCGAAGTGGTTGGGCGCCTCGCGCAGGCTGAAGCCGGTCCGCCGGACCAGCTGTCGGATGGCGGCGGCGGCGAACGAGGGGTGGGCGTTGATCCCGGTCCCCACGGCCGTCCCACCCAGCGCCACCTCCTCCAGGTGCGTGCGGCAGCCCGCCACCCAGGTCATGGCGTGGTCCACCTGGGCGGCGAAGCCGGCGAACTCCTGCCCCAGGCGCACCGGCGTGGCGTCCATGAGGTGGGTACGGCCCGACTTCAAGATGTGGTCGAAACGGGCCGCCTTGCCCTTCAGCTCGTTGCTCAGCTCCCCCAGCCCGGGCAGGAGGATCTCCCGGAGGGCGGTGAGGGTGGCCAGGTGCGTGACGGTGGGGATGACATCGTTGGAGGACTGGCAGCGGTTGACGTGGTCGTTGGGGTGCACCGGGTGCCTGGCCCCCCGGGTGCCGCCCAGCAGCTCGCTGGCCCGGTTGGCGATGACCTCGTTGGCGTTCATGTTGGTGGAGGTGCCCGAGCCGGTCTGGAACACGTCGATGACGAACTGGTCGTCGTGGCGGCCGTCCACCACTTCCTGGGCGGCCTCCCGGATCGCCCCCGCCAGGCGGGGCTCCAGCAGGCCCAACTCCTCGTTGGCCTGTGCCGCCGCCCACTTGACATGGCCCAGGGCACGGATGAAGCGCCGGCCGAAGCGCCACGACGAGAGCGGGAAGTTCTCCACCGCCCGCTGGGTCTGGGCGCCGTAGAGGGCACCGGCGGGCACCGGCACCTCGCCCATGCTGTCTCGCTCCACCCGGGTCTCGGCCATCGCCGAGCATCATACGGAGGCGCCTCCCCCGGAGGGGGTCTGACGGTAGGGTGCTCGGATGCTCCTGCTCCTCGTCCGCCACGGCACCACCGCCCTCACCGGATCGACCCTCACCGGGCGCATGCCGGGCGTCCACCTGTCGGAGGAGGGCGCCCGCCAGGCCAAGGGGGTCGCCGAGCGCCTGAGCAGCCTGCCGGTCAAGGCGGTGTACGCCTCCCCCCTCGAGCGGTGCCAGGAGACCGCCGAGCCCATCGCCGCCTCCTACCGGCTCACCACCCGCACCCTGGAGGGCGTGGCCGAGGTGGACTACGGTGCCTGGGCGGGCCGCACGTTCAAGCAGCTCACCCGCCTCAAGGCCTGGCAGGAGCTCCACGCCCGGCCCGCCGACTTCCGCTTCCCGGGCGGTGAGAGCATCCGGGAGGCCCAGACCCGGGGGATGGCGGCGGTCCACGACCTCGCCGCCAAGC
This region of Actinomycetota bacterium genomic DNA includes:
- a CDS encoding FIST N-terminal domain-containing protein; amino-acid sequence: MRIGAALSTLPDAPEAAREALGRALEALEGEQPDLVVAFHSIHHLARIAEVAGMLATGAKPAAVIGCTAQAVVGDGREVEAGPAFSVWAARLDGARVEPFVLGEAQTDDGPTILGIPPVADDTRAIILLGEPYTFPTDALEQLNALRAGDAPIPVIGGMASGGRGRGHHALVYNGDVRTAGAVGVTLSGDIRIETLVSQGCKPIGATSVVTAADGNVIQGLAGSLPMEKLGDLFRSLAPDDQERARHGLHVGVVIDEYASEFGPGDFLIRNVIGADQRSGWIAIGEPVSVGQTVQFHIRDASAADEDLNGSLGVLELSRVGDPSTIAGALLFTCNGRGMNLFGAPDHDVAAVRSHLGPLPVAGMFCAGEIGPVGGKNFLHGFTASVALFVNE
- a CDS encoding glycosyl hydrolase family 8; the encoded protein is MGPVPGRTGVFHNDGGRVNYLLIPRHPGEFHATNNEVALQARQHAQLVKSCTSGTDLVHLRHVNRAIGFEQDPQAEAANTLARAFNQGGAFTAADGSVTSEAQAYALLRAVWSNDPEGFDAAWAWSQAHLLRPDGLCSWLWRGGAVADPSSATDADTDMAYALLVAGKRWGRPALESAGNHMAQAIWATEVVTVQGRPCAVAGDWGSKDAVLPINPSYFSPFAYRVFGAVDPGHDWLGLLDAGYELIDSAARAPLGGAASAGLPPDWIGLDRTSGALVALSLPGKNTTQYSFDAARTFWRVALDDRWANDGRGAAFLQRAQFLGEEVGRKGTVSAAYAHDGSVVLAPPSTVSVAGALAALMTIDGTKADALYWGSIVGAATPGPHGSTWGDPADLYAQEWAWFAAAFYNNTLPDLWAAP
- a CDS encoding MSMEG_4193 family putative phosphomutase, which translates into the protein MLLLLVRHGTTALTGSTLTGRMPGVHLSEEGARQAKGVAERLSSLPVKAVYASPLERCQETAEPIAASYRLTTRTLEGVAEVDYGAWAGRTFKQLTRLKAWQELHARPADFRFPGGESIREAQTRGMAAVHDLAAKHPKQAVVVVSHADIIRLIVAGSLGLGLDLYQRVIVGVASVSAVLYGDRVPRLIRLSDTGSLEELAERLKPRREDSAPKKGTGGRAGSQ
- the acnA gene encoding aconitate hydratase AcnA gives rise to the protein MSGPGIHTLDTPSGPVRLHRLDGVPGADLTRLPHTVKILLENLLRRQGSRDVSASDVEALAGWPQPAPGARVAFVPARVLMQDFTGVPAVVDLAALRAAVASGGGDPERVNPLVPVDLVIDHSVQVDAFGTEGAYRLNIDFEYRRNAERYALLRWAQGAFRHFRVVPPGMGICHQVNLEHLSQVVAVRDGVAFPDTLLGTDSHTTMVNGLGVLGWGVGGIEAEAAMLGQPMFLPWPRVVGVRTLGALRAGTTATDLVLTLTEILRARGVVGSFVEFFGAGLSTLRIEDRATLSNMCPEYGATAALFPADRRTLHYLRETGRAALWPLVEAYTKEQGLFRTDDDPDPVFSEIVELDLATVEPSLAGPRRPQDRRSLPGVRASFAEVFADRLAASPPSREAVSNGSVVIASITSCTNTSNPSVMVAAGLLARAAVEAGLAPKPWVKTSMAPGSRVVTDYLDAAGLLSYLDKLGFNLVGYGCTTCIGNSGPLPDEVAAAVTDGDLAVVAVLSGNRNFEGRIHPQVRASYLASPPLVVAYALAGTVDIDLTAEPVGTAADGTPVMLADLWPSPAEVSHALSGAISAAQFEREYGRIFEGDEHWRALPAPTGTLFAWDPSSTYVREPPYFAGVGPTVTPPGDIVGGRVLAWLGDSITTDHISPAGSIKVDSPAGRFLVAEGVPPRDFNSYGARRGNHEVMVRGTFANVRLRNRLAPGTEGPWTVHLLGGEPMAIYEAASRYAADGVPLVVLAGREYGSGSSRDWAAKGTRLLGVRAVIAESYERIHRSNLVGMGVLPLQFRAGESAESLGLSGRETFTIRGIAAGLAPGQDLVVEAVPDTGAPLRFTVTVRVDAQAEVEYYTNGGILPMVLRSML
- a CDS encoding class II fumarate hydratase; this translates as MAETRVERDSMGEVPVPAGALYGAQTQRAVENFPLSSWRFGRRFIRALGHVKWAAAQANEELGLLEPRLAGAIREAAQEVVDGRHDDQFVIDVFQTGSGTSTNMNANEVIANRASELLGGTRGARHPVHPNDHVNRCQSSNDVIPTVTHLATLTALREILLPGLGELSNELKGKAARFDHILKSGRTHLMDATPVRLGQEFAGFAAQVDHAMTWVAGCRTHLEEVALGGTAVGTGINAHPSFAAAAIRQLVRRTGFSLREAPNHFEAQSARDAVVETSGALRGAAVAVARIANDLRWLASGPRTGIAEIKLPALQPGSSIMPGKVNPVIPEAVIQVAAQVIGNDIAITLGGLGGVFELNTMMPLMAHDLLFSAETLGIAAALLAAKCVAGIEADEERARGLLDRSLVTVTALVPLIGYDAAAEVSKEAYATGASLKEIVVARGLMGADEVDAALDLRRMTEPGLGPPGAE